From one Lysinibacillus sp. G4S2 genomic stretch:
- a CDS encoding response regulator transcription factor has translation MTNRILIIEDEENIARVLQLELQFEGYEADIAHTGTDGLLKYREQQWDLILLDIMLPEMSGLDVLKRIRATESQTPVIMLTAKSEVEDKVKGLDLGANDYITKPFDIEELLARIRNALRFSQRSNLQHDQLIFAQLSINEQTREVIYFRKGVQLTPREYDLLLYLLKHPKQVLTREQILEAVWGYDYYGDTNVVDVYIRYVRQKLEAANDTPIIQTVRGVGYVLKEHKHET, from the coding sequence ATGACTAATCGAATTTTAATAATAGAGGATGAGGAGAATATTGCGAGAGTCCTACAGTTAGAGCTTCAATTTGAGGGCTATGAAGCTGACATAGCGCATACAGGCACAGATGGGTTGCTTAAATACCGTGAGCAACAATGGGATTTAATCTTATTGGATATTATGCTACCTGAGATGAGTGGGCTTGATGTACTAAAGCGTATTCGTGCAACAGAATCACAGACGCCGGTAATTATGTTGACCGCAAAGAGTGAAGTTGAAGATAAGGTAAAGGGTCTGGATCTTGGAGCAAATGATTATATAACAAAGCCGTTTGATATTGAAGAGCTACTTGCTCGCATTCGAAATGCTTTAAGGTTTTCTCAAAGAAGTAACCTACAACACGATCAACTGATATTTGCTCAATTATCCATTAATGAGCAAACACGAGAGGTTATTTATTTTAGGAAAGGGGTTCAATTGACACCTCGTGAATATGATCTTCTCTTATATTTATTGAAGCATCCAAAACAGGTACTAACACGAGAGCAAATTTTAGAGGCTGTTTGGGGATACGACTATTATGGTGATACGAATGTTGTGGATGTTTATATTCGTTATGTTCGACAAAAGCTTGAAGCTGCTAATGATACACCAATTATCCAAACGGTGCGTGGTGTTGGCTATGTGCTGAAGGAGCACAAACATGAGACTTAA
- a CDS encoding HAMP domain-containing sensor histidine kinase — translation MRLKTKIHLLTTLLMLVILVATNSGIYILYEKFAYNTEYKQLQTRADELSSALSQLNEQTNLQQVLRAYMPTDGAVYIYDGQHLKTKVQASLEMPDVPHITFTMPAIWMDRTVVQIKLIQPMEEVANTLGLLKVILVVVTIVATIPIFLASLALSRLILLPLERLNETMLKSATTGKYEKIEIPDKGGDELTNINRTFNLMMEKLEQHYQKQQQFVSNASHELKTPITVIKSYAKLLLRRGFDNKEVAQESLQAIVNESSRMHEMVLQLLELAKNNEHLDIHFVKLELTPFLNKVATQMQQAYHRAFVVDAEVPNYIYSDEKMLKQLLFILLDNARKYSEKEVHIHATETVDHVLITIQDFGVGIPTEHVSHLFERFYRVAEDRNRKTGGSGLGLAIAHELAGQLGITIDVESTLGEGSNFTLRVPKEGQL, via the coding sequence ATGAGACTTAAAACAAAAATTCATCTACTAACAACACTATTAATGCTCGTTATTTTAGTTGCAACAAATAGTGGTATTTACATTTTGTATGAGAAATTTGCTTATAACACTGAATATAAACAGCTCCAAACGAGAGCAGATGAGCTTAGTTCTGCATTAAGCCAGTTAAATGAACAGACTAACTTACAGCAAGTATTAAGAGCTTATATGCCAACAGATGGCGCTGTATATATTTATGATGGGCAGCACTTAAAAACGAAGGTTCAGGCTTCGCTTGAGATGCCTGATGTTCCGCATATTACGTTCACTATGCCAGCTATTTGGATGGATAGAACAGTTGTGCAAATAAAATTAATACAGCCAATGGAAGAAGTAGCAAATACATTAGGTTTGCTAAAAGTGATATTGGTTGTTGTAACAATCGTCGCAACAATTCCTATATTTTTAGCGAGCTTAGCGCTTAGTCGCCTTATTTTATTACCACTAGAGCGTTTAAATGAAACGATGCTAAAAAGTGCAACGACTGGCAAGTATGAAAAAATTGAAATTCCCGATAAGGGTGGGGACGAGTTAACAAACATTAATCGAACTTTTAATTTGATGATGGAGAAGCTTGAGCAGCATTATCAAAAGCAACAGCAATTTGTTTCAAATGCTTCCCATGAATTAAAAACGCCAATTACTGTGATCAAAAGTTATGCAAAATTGCTATTGCGTAGAGGATTTGACAATAAGGAGGTAGCACAGGAATCCTTACAAGCTATTGTCAATGAATCTTCGCGCATGCATGAGATGGTGCTGCAATTACTGGAGCTAGCCAAAAACAACGAGCATCTTGACATACATTTTGTAAAGTTAGAGCTCACCCCGTTCTTAAATAAGGTTGCTACGCAAATGCAGCAGGCTTATCATCGTGCATTCGTCGTTGATGCAGAAGTGCCAAACTATATTTATAGTGATGAAAAAATGCTGAAACAGCTGCTCTTTATTTTACTGGATAATGCTCGGAAATATAGTGAAAAAGAGGTTCACATACATGCGACAGAAACTGTAGACCATGTCTTAATTACTATTCAAGATTTTGGAGTGGGTATTCCAACTGAGCATGTTTCTCATTTATTCGAGCGTTTTTATCGCGTGGCGGAGGACCGTAACCGTAAAACTGGGGGCTCTGGCTTAGGGCTTGCTATTGCCCATGAGTTAGCGGGGCAGCTGGGTATTACGATTGATGTTGAAAGTACACTAGGTGAAGGCTCGAACTTTACACTACGCGTACCAAAGGAGGGGCAACTGTGA
- a CDS encoding PepSY domain-containing protein — protein sequence MKKWLLIMGAIVLLCSGTLWFVQYRFFHVEPLDKTEAIRHIETIYNGHVTQAKKQGNEYEMVFTRDGMTYTVMLDATTQQTKDLKLKEAEGQLLLTEAQIRQFVEKEYGDIESVVLTNSIYTVRVEKEDKQKDLALDAYTGEILSEKNVEPIERSKGVNVINEQQAIKIAQQQLNGEVDSVDYEETADGGYYLVEIETKDNEAVFQIHAVSGKIMSVTWDEEH from the coding sequence GTGAAAAAATGGCTATTGATAATGGGTGCCATCGTCCTTCTTTGTAGTGGAACGCTATGGTTTGTTCAATATCGTTTCTTTCATGTTGAGCCTCTCGACAAGACGGAGGCAATTCGACATATCGAAACAATCTACAACGGTCATGTAACACAAGCTAAAAAGCAAGGAAATGAGTATGAAATGGTATTTACACGAGATGGTATGACTTATACAGTGATGCTAGATGCAACTACACAGCAAACAAAAGATTTGAAATTGAAGGAGGCGGAAGGTCAATTACTGTTAACAGAAGCGCAAATACGACAATTTGTTGAGAAAGAGTATGGGGACATCGAAAGTGTCGTGTTAACAAATTCAATTTACACTGTGCGTGTTGAAAAAGAGGATAAACAAAAGGATCTCGCACTAGATGCCTATACAGGAGAGATCTTATCTGAAAAAAATGTTGAGCCAATTGAGCGATCTAAAGGTGTAAATGTTATTAATGAACAGCAAGCAATTAAGATTGCCCAGCAACAACTAAATGGTGAGGTGGATTCAGTTGATTATGAGGAAACTGCGGATGGTGGCTACTATTTAGTTGAAATTGAAACAAAGGATAACGAAGCTGTTTTTCAAATACATGCAGTCTCAGGAAAGATTATGTCCGTTACATGGGATGAAGAGCATTAA